The Solibacillus daqui genome has a segment encoding these proteins:
- a CDS encoding AIPR family protein has protein sequence MTGSILLDTILNEYADQLGMTTPVEKDSVFEIFAAEQLLKQKDLDSEEIRNGLIGGGKDNGIDGFYIFVDDEYISSYEQLEHIKKAKNIEVHIHQYKNSNTIEENVVHKFNTATSSIFDLETVFSPVSWNTDLIERIHGLRKIIIQTASAHPVYKIIYRHICKGDRFNIYNDDAPNESYIDKVRILQTTLARTDIGSAFFDFDLVGRRELVAMNREEKQFSLSLKLNENPIALDFSGDDKRGYIASANLKDYFNFITDQDSLLRNYLFDSNIRDFQNNTVTNSEISNTIKEEKELDFWWLNNGVTILADKGSLTGKTLNLDNVQIVNGLQTSYSIYNTLSEGEFPEEKRSVLLKIIITDNKVTSDRVIKSTNSQNPVPTSLLRATDTIQRDIEEFFLSHDYYYDRRKNYYKNLKKPTKKIISINFLAQCLTSLVITEKNPSKARSNPTILTKEDTDYQELFTESRDPNIYLKSIQVVKKVEQIIKDILTIEQGDELDEKLKKYYLFHISRVAVSVLLSKPNYHENEMLKITIDSLNEQTVRRSLEILKAIIRAYIEETTYSDIVNISKQTEFSRYITSNYLRFAQVSIVN, from the coding sequence ATGACTGGTTCAATTTTACTTGATACTATTTTGAATGAATATGCTGATCAATTGGGGATGACTACTCCAGTGGAGAAAGATAGTGTTTTTGAAATATTTGCAGCTGAGCAATTATTAAAACAAAAAGATTTGGATAGTGAAGAAATTAGAAATGGACTTATAGGAGGCGGCAAGGATAACGGGATAGATGGTTTTTATATTTTTGTGGACGATGAGTACATATCTTCGTATGAACAATTAGAACATATTAAAAAAGCAAAAAATATTGAAGTCCATATACATCAATATAAAAATTCAAATACTATTGAAGAGAATGTGGTGCATAAGTTCAATACCGCTACATCATCAATATTTGATCTTGAAACAGTTTTTTCTCCTGTGAGTTGGAATACTGATTTAATAGAAAGAATTCATGGGTTACGTAAAATTATTATTCAAACTGCATCAGCACATCCAGTATATAAAATTATATACAGACACATTTGCAAAGGGGATAGATTTAATATATATAATGATGATGCCCCAAATGAATCGTATATTGATAAAGTAAGGATTTTACAAACAACTTTAGCTAGGACTGATATAGGTAGTGCCTTCTTTGATTTTGACTTGGTAGGTCGTAGAGAATTGGTCGCAATGAATAGGGAAGAAAAGCAATTTTCATTATCATTAAAATTGAATGAAAACCCAATTGCATTGGACTTTTCTGGAGACGATAAACGTGGATATATAGCATCTGCAAATCTAAAGGATTATTTTAATTTTATAACTGATCAAGATAGCTTATTACGAAATTACTTGTTTGATTCAAATATCAGAGATTTCCAAAATAACACAGTAACTAATTCAGAGATTTCTAATACAATTAAAGAAGAAAAGGAATTAGATTTTTGGTGGCTAAATAACGGCGTTACTATTCTTGCAGATAAAGGATCTTTGACTGGTAAGACATTAAATTTAGATAATGTACAGATTGTAAATGGGCTACAAACATCCTATTCGATTTATAATACGTTATCAGAAGGTGAATTTCCGGAAGAAAAACGTTCAGTCTTACTAAAAATAATAATTACAGATAATAAAGTAACCTCGGATAGAGTGATTAAGTCAACAAACTCGCAGAATCCTGTACCGACATCTTTATTACGTGCTACTGATACAATTCAACGTGATATTGAAGAATTCTTTTTATCTCACGATTATTACTACGATAGAAGAAAAAATTATTATAAAAACTTGAAGAAACCGACAAAGAAAATTATTTCGATTAATTTCTTAGCGCAGTGCTTAACAAGTTTAGTGATAACTGAGAAAAATCCTTCTAAAGCGAGATCTAATCCCACAATATTAACTAAAGAGGATACAGATTATCAAGAATTGTTTACAGAATCTAGAGACCCAAATATATATCTGAAAAGTATTCAGGTTGTAAAAAAAGTAGAACAAATAATAAAAGATATTTTAACTATTGAACAAGGTGATGAGCTAGATGAAAAGCTAAAGAAATACTATTTATTCCATATTTCTAGAGTGGCTGTCAGCGTACTTCTTTCAAAACCAAATTATCATGAAAATGAAATGTTGAAAATTACTATTGATTCTCTAAACGAGCAAACTGTTAGAAGGTCATTGGAAATCTTAAAAGCCATTATTAGAGCTTATATAGAAGAGACTACTTATTCAGATATAGTGAATATATCTAAGCAAACAGAGTTTAGTAGATATATTACCTCAAATTATTTAAGGTTTGCACAAGTTAGTATTGTAAATTAA
- a CDS encoding stalk domain-containing protein: MPLRGIFEVLGAEVLWEQSSKTINASKNDEKIFC; the protein is encoded by the coding sequence GTGCCCTTACGGGGCATTTTTGAGGTTTTAGGAGCAGAGGTACTATGGGAACAATCATCAAAAACTATAAATGCTTCAAAAAATGACGAAAAAATTTTTTGCTGA
- a CDS encoding DEAD/DEAH box helicase, with protein MSNTFIEKIYDEELLDFDYTFNLSKIASSSLRKGNEAEARELILAILDNWSKVDSENQKIWLDLLDSAGLYPYFKEYKNDKKEDLSQLIRVSYHNSENIGNITLHSEQKNILNLIEKRNNLILSAPTSFGKSLLIEEIIASLNYNNIIIIQPTLALIHETYKKLTKYSNEYNIILNTKQELESKNIFILTSERVMEIEKLPDIDFLVVDEFYKFSNARDDERADILNIAVNFLINKYNPQLYFLGPNIDYISRKFIEKNQVIFYKTDFNLVNSEVVDLYATYCDALTSKGKVKFKEKLLFDLLWDLREEQTIIYCSSPDRVRSISQKFLNYLKEKDNNLVEVIPLQLDAIVWIEQNFPRRWSYTELLKNRIGVHHGGMLKHLNESVVEYFNSRKLNYLFCTSTLIEGVNTSAKNIAIFDNKKGGNEIDYFDFSNIKGRAGRFMQHILGRIYLFNEIPVKQETVVDIPFIDQNAISDELLINIEKEQIIDSLEDKYNCLLQTTGEFFEVVRDNYVSVNGQVNIIRELTQKLREDRELICWKGVPKYEQLEYLLGIAWDNLLKPGETTRPMTKGRLVYMTFNFGFNENLIPLINNEFNFESKLAKNKNKSRDQILDTSIVKAMQFQRHWLKYKVPKWLNVLNILQKEICEKIGITPGDYSVYAQLIENENIIENLTHLLDLGIPATALKKIQSRIPEDIKINAVLDYINENKIWNDNNLLEYEKNKLKNLLNNH; from the coding sequence ATGTCGAATACGTTTATTGAAAAGATTTATGATGAGGAATTATTAGATTTTGACTATACCTTTAATTTATCTAAGATAGCGTCGAGCTCTTTAAGAAAAGGTAACGAAGCTGAAGCTAGAGAATTGATATTGGCTATATTAGACAATTGGTCTAAAGTAGATTCAGAAAATCAAAAGATTTGGTTAGATTTACTTGATTCGGCAGGTCTATATCCATACTTTAAAGAATATAAAAATGATAAGAAAGAAGACTTAAGTCAATTAATTCGAGTTAGTTATCACAATTCAGAAAATATAGGAAATATAACTTTACATAGTGAACAGAAGAATATACTAAATTTAATTGAGAAAAGAAATAATTTAATTCTCAGTGCTCCAACAAGTTTCGGGAAAAGTTTGTTAATTGAAGAAATAATAGCTAGTCTAAATTATAATAATATAATTATTATTCAACCTACTCTTGCATTAATTCATGAAACATATAAAAAATTAACTAAATACAGTAATGAATACAATATAATTCTGAATACTAAACAAGAGTTAGAAAGTAAAAATATATTTATATTAACAAGTGAACGAGTTATGGAAATTGAGAAATTACCAGATATTGATTTTCTAGTAGTTGATGAATTTTATAAATTTAGCAATGCTAGAGATGATGAAAGAGCAGACATTTTAAATATAGCTGTGAATTTTTTGATTAATAAATATAATCCACAGTTATATTTTTTAGGTCCAAATATCGATTATATCTCTCGAAAATTCATCGAAAAAAATCAGGTAATTTTTTACAAGACTGATTTTAATTTGGTTAATAGTGAAGTTGTAGATTTATATGCTACTTATTGTGATGCCCTAACCTCAAAGGGAAAAGTTAAATTTAAAGAAAAACTTTTATTTGATTTATTATGGGATTTAAGGGAAGAACAGACAATTATATATTGTTCATCGCCTGATAGAGTGCGTAGTATCTCACAAAAGTTTTTAAATTATTTAAAGGAAAAAGATAATAATTTAGTTGAAGTCATACCACTACAACTAGACGCAATCGTGTGGATCGAACAAAATTTCCCTCGCCGATGGTCGTATACTGAATTACTAAAAAATCGAATAGGGGTACATCATGGCGGTATGTTAAAGCATTTGAACGAAAGTGTAGTGGAATATTTTAACAGCAGAAAATTAAACTACTTATTTTGTACATCGACATTAATTGAAGGGGTAAATACTTCAGCAAAAAATATAGCAATTTTTGATAATAAAAAGGGTGGTAATGAAATAGATTATTTTGATTTTAGTAATATAAAAGGCCGTGCAGGCAGATTTATGCAGCATATATTAGGTAGAATATATTTATTTAATGAGATTCCAGTTAAACAAGAAACAGTTGTTGACATACCTTTTATAGATCAAAATGCTATTTCAGATGAATTATTAATAAACATTGAGAAAGAACAAATAATAGATAGTTTAGAGGATAAATATAATTGTTTACTTCAAACAACTGGTGAATTTTTTGAAGTAGTTAGAGATAATTATGTATCAGTGAATGGTCAAGTAAATATTATTAGAGAATTGACTCAAAAGCTTAGAGAAGATAGGGAATTAATTTGTTGGAAAGGTGTGCCTAAATACGAACAGTTAGAATATTTATTAGGAATAGCTTGGGATAATTTATTGAAACCAGGTGAAACAACTAGACCAATGACTAAGGGTAGACTTGTTTATATGACTTTTAATTTTGGTTTTAATGAAAATTTAATACCTTTAATAAATAATGAGTTTAATTTTGAGTCTAAATTAGCCAAAAATAAAAATAAAAGTAGAGACCAAATTTTAGATACCTCAATTGTAAAAGCTATGCAATTTCAAAGGCACTGGTTAAAATATAAAGTTCCTAAATGGTTGAATGTATTAAATATTCTTCAGAAAGAAATATGTGAAAAAATAGGTATAACACCAGGGGATTACTCTGTATATGCTCAATTAATAGAAAATGAAAACATTATAGAAAACCTTACGCATCTATTAGATTTAGGCATCCCAGCAACGGCATTAAAAAAGATTCAATCAAGAATTCCTGAGGATATTAAAATTAACGCCGTATTAGATTATATTAATGAAAATAAAATTTGGAATGACAATAATTTATTGGAATATGAAAAAAATAAATTAAAAAATCTTTTAAATAATCATTGA
- a CDS encoding DUF1837 domain-containing protein yields the protein MSTISKSSKIINEKIIGADCTAYFVGYDLNDNGEMEYRLGKLVKLLVNLIPEFAFGYHLGDSTPNDEMVEKIANAAKSIYKISEFKEVAELYLANGELDDEIEVDKKYLKRGEFGELILHLILRDFHSTIPLISKIYFKDSYGHAVHGFDSIHIHEDSKTLWLGESKLYSDGKKGVEALVCDLKEHFQRDYLNDEFNIISNRIKDSSNEKQMYWLDLLDSSTTLKNQLSQIVIPMICTYTCEIFGNHNDETDASFISDLEKEIASLKSHFDNKNDHPLRDKLNIILILFPVLSKNELVKKMHQKLTIMQKLGD from the coding sequence GTGAGTACTATAAGTAAATCTTCTAAGATAATAAATGAAAAGATAATAGGGGCAGACTGTACAGCTTATTTTGTTGGCTACGATTTAAATGACAATGGAGAGATGGAATATCGACTTGGAAAGTTGGTGAAATTACTTGTTAATTTAATTCCTGAATTTGCGTTTGGTTACCATTTAGGAGATTCGACTCCAAATGATGAAATGGTGGAAAAAATAGCCAATGCTGCAAAATCTATTTATAAAATTTCAGAATTTAAAGAAGTTGCAGAATTATATTTAGCAAATGGTGAGTTGGATGATGAAATAGAAGTTGATAAAAAGTATTTAAAAAGAGGTGAGTTTGGAGAATTAATTTTACATTTAATACTTAGAGATTTTCATTCTACAATTCCATTAATTTCAAAGATTTATTTTAAAGACTCTTATGGCCATGCTGTACATGGGTTTGATTCAATTCATATACACGAAGATTCTAAAACATTATGGTTAGGCGAATCAAAACTTTATTCAGATGGTAAAAAAGGAGTAGAAGCTCTCGTATGTGATTTAAAAGAGCACTTTCAAAGAGATTATTTAAATGATGAATTTAATATCATTTCAAATCGAATAAAAGATTCAAGTAATGAAAAACAAATGTACTGGTTAGATTTATTAGATTCAAGTACTACTTTAAAAAATCAATTGTCTCAAATTGTAATACCTATGATTTGCACATATACGTGTGAAATTTTTGGAAATCATAATGATGAGACAGATGCGAGTTTTATTTCAGATTTGGAAAAAGAAATAGCCTCATTGAAAAGTCATTTTGATAATAAAAACGATCATCCTTTAAGGGACAAGTTAAATATAATATTAATTCTATTTCCGGTACTATCTAAAAATGAATTAGTAAAAAAAATGCATCAAAAATTAACTATTATGCAGAAATTAGGTGATTGA
- a CDS encoding YolD-like family protein — translation MIKSRGLAKKWTGMMIPEHLHQIKEWQDSLGNEYPKEKTDWEWEELQQTIVKAYQQKLQVELKLWRGKWIEDRGIITALHSGHNELLFDTEISVKRIKYIEIDNVREIE, via the coding sequence ATGATTAAAAGTAGAGGATTGGCTAAGAAATGGACTGGCATGATGATACCAGAGCACCTGCATCAAATAAAAGAGTGGCAAGATAGCTTAGGGAATGAGTACCCGAAAGAAAAAACGGATTGGGAATGGGAAGAACTACAGCAGACCATTGTAAAAGCATATCAACAAAAACTGCAAGTAGAATTGAAATTGTGGCGTGGTAAATGGATTGAAGACAGAGGAATCATTACAGCATTGCATTCTGGCCACAATGAATTACTATTTGATACAGAAATAAGCGTTAAGCGTATTAAGTATATAGAAATTGATAACGTTAGGGAGATTGAATAA